One Anoplopoma fimbria isolate UVic2021 breed Golden Eagle Sablefish chromosome 2, Afim_UVic_2022, whole genome shotgun sequence DNA window includes the following coding sequences:
- the LOC129101069 gene encoding protein PIGBOS1, translating to MFRRRMPFTQIALATVLGVAGGIYIYRPYFEPVLKPSGQQNLDVPKKKNETD from the coding sequence ATGTTTCGGAGGAGAATGCCCTTCACACAGATCGCCTTAGCCACAGTGCTTGGAGTCGCTGGtggtatttatatttacagaccTTATTTTGAACCGGTGCTGAAGCCCTCAGGTCAACAAAACCTGGATGTCccgaagaaaaaaaatgaaacagactgA